The nucleotide sequence CGAAGGCCTCGCCGAGCGCGGGCAGCAGCGTGGGGTCGGGGCTGCCGTTGCTGACGTCCCGCACGCCCTCCGACGCCGCCACCCCGATCGAGCCGCGCGTGGTCGTGGCGGGCCGCGGGCGCACCCGGCTGCCGCGCCGCCCGTCGGTCTCGATGACCCCGCGCTCGCGCAGGGTGCGGTAGGCGGCGGCGACGGTGTTCGGGTTGACGCCGAGCACGGCCGCCAACTCCCGCATGGGTGGCAGGAGTTGGCCTGGCTCCAGGGCCCCGAGCCCCACGCCCCGCTCCACGCTCGCGGCAATGTCCGATGCGCGACGACCTTCGATCCGATACTCTCCTAGCACAAAGCCAAGTATGCACTAGTGCAATGGAGTACGCAATGAGCACCGCCGCCGACACGTACACGCCGACCGACCGGACCGTGCCCACCCGTTCCCGCAACCGCGCCTCGTACGACAAGGCGCTGGTCCACTCGATACTCGACGAGGCCTACGTCTGCCACCTCGGCTTCGTCCGGGACGGCGCGCCGGTCGTGCTCCCGACGCTCTTCGCCCGGGTCGGCGACTCCCTTTACGTGCACGGCTCGACCGGCTCGCGGCCGCTGCGCGCGGCCGGCGACGGCGTGGCCGCCCCGGGTCTGCCGGTCTGCCTCACCGTCACCCACGTCGACGGACTCGTGCTCGCCCGTTCCGCCTTCCACCACTCCCTCAACTACCGCTCGGTCGTGGTCCTCGGCACCGCCCACCAGGTCACCGACCCCGTGGAACTGCGCATCGCCCTGGACGCCCTGGTCGACCACGTGGTCCCCGGCCGCTCCGCGGACTCGCGCCCGGCCAACGCCAAGGAACTCGCCGCCACGGCCGTCATCCGGCTCGACCTCGACGAGGTCTCGGCCAAGGTCCGTACCGGCGGCCCCAACGACGACGCCGAGGACCTCGGACTCCCCCACTGGTCCGGCGTGGTCCCGGTGCGCGGCGGCTACGGCACCCCGGTCCCGGCCGACGACCTGGACCCGGCGATCGCCCTGCCCGCCTATCTGACCGCGCTCTGACGGACGCACGGACGACGGAGAGGGTAGGAGGGACGGACCCGCGATGCTGATCCACCCCTGGGACGCCGCCCACGACGAGGGCGAATGGCGCGACTGGCTCGCCCTGCACGACTTCGGGCAGCTCGCCGTCAACGGGCTGCCCGGAGAGCCGCCCTGGGTACAGCCGGCGCACTTCCGGTACGAGCCCGAGCCCGGCCCGTACGGCCAGGCCGTCACCCACCTGGCCCGCCCGAACCCGCTGTGGCGCGCCCTGGAGGCGGACCCGACGGTGCTGCTGAGCGTCGTCGACGACTACGTCTTCGTGCCGGGCACCTGGACGGCTCCCGAGGGAACCCCCGCCGCGCACGGCACCCCCACCTCGTACTACGCCGCCGTCCAGCTGCGCTGCACCGCGCACGTGGTCGACGACCCGGCGGAGAAGGCGGAGCTCCTCAACCGCCAGGTCGCCCACTTCCAGCCGGACGGCGGCACGGCGCCGGCCGTTCCCGGCGAGGCGCCGTTCGGCCGCCTGCTCAGCGGAATCCGGGTGCTGCGCCTCGAGGTGACCGAGGTGCGGGCCAAGTTCAAGTACGCGGGCAACAAACCCCCCGAGGTCCAGGACCGCGTCATGGGCCGGCTCGCGGAGCGCGACGGCCCCCGCGACCGCGCGGCCGGAGCCCACCAGCTGCGCCGCCGCCGCGCGACGGACTGACGGCGGCCGGCCGCACCGCGCCGGACCGACAGCGGCGGCCCGGCCCCGGTCGGACCGGCGGCCGGGAGCGACCGGGCCCGCCTCCCGGCCGCCGGGAAACCAGACCCGTACCTGGGAAGCCAGGCCCATGTCCGGGAAGCCAGGCCCGTACCCGGGAAGCCAGGCCCGTATCCGAGCAGGCGGTCCCATCGCGGGCGGGCGGAACTCGTATCCGAGCAGGCGGACCCGTACCCGAGCAGGGGGCCCGTACCCGAGCAGGCGGACCCGCGTCCGGAAAGACGGGCCCGAAGGAACCGCGCCCCTACACCGCGACGGCCACCCGCCGCCGCTGCGCCGCGGCCGTCCGCGCCTCGGCGAAGGCGAGGCCCGTGACGGCGGCGAGCAGCAGCAGCGTGCCGAGCACGACGGCGGCGGTGATCCGCTCCCCGAGGACCGACACGGCGATCGCGGCCGCGCTCACCGGCTCCAGGAGCATGATCACGGAGACCGTGGCGGCCCGGACGACGGCCGCCCCCGCGAAGTACAGCGCGTACGCGAGCGCGGTCGGGACGGCCGCCACGTACCCGAGCAGGAGCAGCACGGCGCCCGGCGCGTCGGTGTGCGGGACGAGCCCCTCCGCGAGCGCCGCGGGCAGCAGTCCGACCGCCCCGATCGCGAACGCCCAGGTGGTGGTGGCCAGGGCGTCCGTGGTCCCGCCGGAGCGTCCCAGCCACCGGGTGAGCAGGGTGATCGCCGCGTACCCGGCGGCCGAGACGACCGCGAGGACGACGCCCAGCGGCCTGACCTCCGCGGTCCCGCCGCCGAGGACGAGGACGCAGAGCCCGGCGAGCGCCCCGGCGACGGCGGCGACGCCGCCCCGGCCGAGCCGCTCGCCCATCGTCAGCCGGGCGCCGACCGCGATGAGGACGGGTCCCGCGCCCAGGGTGACGACGGTGCCGACGGCGAGGCCGGTGGCCTCGACGGCGGCGAAGTAGGCGCTCTGGAAGACGGTGAGGCCGATGCCCGTCCCGAGGATGCGGGCCGTCCGCCGGCCACGCGACTCCCCGACCGCACGCCGGCCGCCGGACTCCCCCGCCGAGCGGTCCCGGCGACGGCGCCGCAGGGCGAGGGCTCCGAGCAGCAGCACGAGGCCGCCGACGCAGCGCCAGAAGGACAGGGCCAGCGGGCCCATGTCGCTGATCCGGAAGATCAGTGAGGCGGCGGCGCCGGCCGTGCCCCAGGCGATCCCGGCGACGATCAGATAGAGCAGGCTCCGCCCGACGGACAGGGCGGGTTCCGAAGAGTTCGACACGTGACTTCTCCGTGGAAGACAGGAGGGAAGGGTGGTCGCTCAGCTCCGCGCGCGGGCAGCGACGAACCGCTCGGGGGCGGGGAACCGCCCGGCCGAGCCCGGTCTTCGTCGAGGAGGGTCGCTCCGCGCGCGCTAGGCGGCGGGAGGCGGAAGCACGGTCGAATGCATGATCGGCACCTTAGGGGGCGCCCCGACCGCCGGACAACTCCGATTCCCGGCCCGCCCCGCCCCCGGCCGCGGCCCCACCCACGGCCACGGCCGCCGCCACGTCCGCCGCCGAGCCCGCCACCGGCTCCGGCTGGGCGGCCTTCGGCGTCGACGACTGCGCGATGAAGGCCCCGATCAGGACCACCGCGCCGCCGATGATCTGCGGCGCGTCGAGGTGCTGCCCGAGCAGCACCCAGGCGAGCACCGTCGCGATGACCGCCTCCAGGCAGGCCACGACGCCGGCCACCTGCGGCGAGAGCCGCCGCACCGAGACGACGCCGGTGACGTACGCGAGGACGGTGGCGATCAGCACGATCCAGCCGAGCAGCAGCCACGCGGGCACGCCGTTGCCGTTCATGTCGGCGCTGCCGCCGAGGAGCGCCCAGTCCATGCCCCAGGGGCGGGCGACGACGGTGAGGACGAGCGCGCCGATGAGGAGTCCGTACGCGATGACGCCGAGCGGATCGGCCTGTTCGGCCTCGTCGGCTCCCTGGTCGGACAGGACGAAGTAGCCGACCTGGCAGCAGGCGGCGGCGAGGGCCAGGAGCAGGCCGACGAGGTCGAAGGTGAGGCCGGCCCAGACCTGGACGACGCAGGCGAGTCCGCCGACGGCCAGGACGACGCCGAGGGCGGCGGCGCGGGTGACGGGCCGGCGCTGGACGAAGCGGACCCAGCCGAGGACCAGCGCCGGGGCGAGGTACTCGATGAGGAGGGCCACGCCGACGGGGATGCGGGAGATCGAGGCGAAGTAGAAGGCCTGGACACCGGCGACGGCGAGCAGGCCGAAGCCCACGAGGAGGGCCGGTTTGCGGCGCAGGAGGTCCCGGTGGCGCCAGGCCACCGGGAGCATGACGAGTGCGGCGCCGGCGACCCGGAGCCACACGACGTGGAGCGGGTCGAGGCCCGCCTCGATGAGCGGCTTCGCCGCCACTCCTGAACCACCGAATGCGAAGGCCGAGGCCAGGGCGAGTCCCAGGCCGGCGCTTCTCCCCTGAGACGCGTGCATCGGGCCATGATGACAGGACGCGGTCAGGGGCGTAACCCCCGTTACACCTGTTGAGACGGCTCGCCCTCGCCCCACGGAACGTGTCGTTCCTCCCGGCCCGCGGTGGCGGCGGAGATCCGTGCGGCGATACGGGAGTTCAGCGCGACCGGATCGACCCCGGCGCGGCGCAGCACCTCGACGGCCCGGCTCTCGGGGTCGGCGGCGAGGACGGCCAGCAGGTCGAGGCCGCGCGCCTGGGGCTCGCCCCGCTCCGCGGCCCGGCGGAACGCCGCCTCCAGGGCGGCGGCCGCGGCGGGCGACCAGCCGGAGCTCCGGCCGTCCTGGGACGTGGCCCCGCGCGGGGCGGGGAGCAGACGCCCGGCGCCCGAGTCCTCCTCGGAGCGCTGCCAGCGGAGCCCGTAGCCGATGGACCGCTGGACGAGGTAGCCGAGGACGCGGGCGAGCTGGGGGCCGCCGTCGAAGGCAGCGCCGGCCTCGGGGTCGGACTCGACGAGCGCGTGCAGGAGGTGTGCGGTGTCGATCTGCCGGTCCCCGTCCCGGAGGGCTCTGCGGCGCGCGCCCGTCACGACGGTCATGAGGTTCGGCGTGAGGAAGGGTGCGAGCTCGGCGCGCGGGGTGGCGGGCTGCCCGAGTGGCTGCGGGGAGTACGGGACGGGATGGTGCACCCTCCCACCTCATCAGGCCGGGGCGGCCAGGACATCGCCGGGGAGAAGCATGTCCGCATCCCACCGGAGTTGGGCACGCGCGCGCGGTTCCTCCTCCTTATGGATGAGATCGCGCGCGTTGCCCACCCGGGGCGCGCGCCGCCTTGCTTTGCGCCCCCGATGCAACCACAGGCCCTCTCCCGGGCGTCGTCCGGTCGTGTTCTGGATGGTGGCCCTGCTCGCGATCGACGGGCGGCAGTACGTCTACCGGGTGTACGCGCCCCGGGAGGCGTTGCCGGCCGATCTGTTCTGGGCGGCCTTCCACTGCCACGAGGAGGACGGGGGGCCGCGCGCCTCCGACAGCTTCGACGCGGCCGAGATCTGGTGGATCGGCGACGGGGCGGGGCCGGCGGCCGCAGAACTGACGGTTCATCAGTATTGAATGTTCACGGCCGCCCGGCTACGTTCCGCGACACCGGATTCGACACCGGATTCGACACCGGATTCGACATCGGACTCGGCACCGGAACGACACCGGACCCAGTTGGCACGCGTGAAGGGGTGGTCTCATGGCCGAAGTCAGCGCGGAGGCACGGATCGAGGCACCGGCCGGAAAGGTCTGGGCCCAGCTCATGGACTTCCCCTCGTACGGCGAGTGGAACGCCACCCACACCAACTTCCCGAACGGCGGTCCGGAGTCCCTGGAGACCGGCGCGACCTTCACCGAGAACATGAAGCTGATGGGCTTCCCCGCCGAGGTCCTCTGGACGGTCGAGGAGCTGGAGTCCGAGCGCGCCCTCGCGATCAAGGGCAAGGGTCCGATGGGCGTGCTCGTCACGACCCGCTACTCCCTGGCCCCGGACGGGGACGCCACGACGGTGCGGATCGACGGGGAGTTCACGGGCGCGGCGGTCTCGCTGATGGCGGGCAAGCTGAAGGACTCGGCGACGGCGGCGCTGAACGAGTCCCTGCGCAAGCTCTCGGGTCTGGTGGCCTGACGACCCGGCTCCGGCGCACGGAAAGGGCCCCGCGGCGCGTGCCGCGGGGCCCTTTCGCAGAACCTCGGCCGGTCCGGGCATCGTGGATCAGTCCTCGTCGGCCAGGATCAGGTACAGCTTCTTGCGGGCTTCGTTGATCACGCCGACCGCCTTCTGCCGCTGCTCGGCGCTGCCGGTCTTCCAGACCTGCCCGAACGCCTCCATCAGGCCGAAGCCGGCCTGCCGGATCTCGTTCAGGGCCTCCCAGTCGACCCCGCGCCCGGCCTCCTCCCAGGGAGCGTCGGGGCCGCTCTCGGCCTCGGCCCGCCCGGTGTCGGTGAGCGTGAACAGCTTCTTGCCGCCCTCGCTCTCGCTGGTGATCAGCCCCTCGTCCTCCAGCATCTGGAGGGTGGGGTACACCGAGCCGGGGCTGGGCTTCCAGGCCCCGTCGCTCCGCTCGCCGATCTCGCGGATCATCTCGTAGCCGTGCATCGGGCGGTCCTTGAGGAGCGCCAGGATCGAGGCCCGCACGTCACCGCGCCGCGCCCGGCCCCGGCCGCCTCCGCGACCGGGGCCGCCGCCGAAGGGCCCGCCCCTGAAGGGGCCACCGCCGAAGCCGGGACCGAAGGGCCCGAAAGCCGCGCGCCGTCCCTCGAAGTCACCGCGAGGCCCGGGGCCGCAGCCTCCACGACCGGCTCCGTGTCCGTTTCCGTACTCGTGTCCATGTGAACGCATCGCAACGCTCCTTCCATCGGGATTCATTCGCTGAACTGTCGCGATGCCTCAACGATATATCGGAACTGTTCACCGAGCAAGGGGCCGACTGCACCGCCACTGCACCGCCGGCTGTCCTGTGCCATTGAAGGTCGAGCGCAGGCCGTCGATGTGCGACGACCGCTCGATTCGTGACAGCGGAGGGCGACCGTGCGGTCAGCGCAGTGCGTTGATCGCGTAGAGAGCGCCGAGGGCGGTGGCGAGAGTGCCGAGGAGGAGACGGAGGAACGCCTCGGGGAGGCGCGGCTGGAGGCGGGCGCCGAGGTAGCCGCCGACGAGGCCGCCGAGGCCGCAGGCCAGGCCGAGCAGCCAGTCCGGGGCGATGCTGCCGGGGTGGGCCAGGGCCAGCAGGGCGTAGGTGGCGGCGCCGACCAGGGACGTGGCGAAGGTGGAGGCGAGCGCGGCCGGGGCGACCTTGGCGACGGGGACGCCGCGTCCGACCAGGATCGGGCCGAGGATCGAGCCGCCGCCGATGCCGTAGATGCCGCCGACGACGCCGACCACGAGCGCCAGGCCTGTCACGGTCCGGGGGCGGGGCTCGGGGCGTCGGTTCTCCGGAGCCACCGGGCGCAGGGTCCGGGTGATGAGCCAGATGCCGAGGGGCAGCATCAGCGCGGCGACCAGGAGGCGGAAGACCTGCGGGCCGGGCAGGGCGAACACGCGGATGACCGCGCCGAGGACGACGCCGGGCAGCGTGCCCAGCACGAGGCGGCGCACGAGCGGGCCGGTGAGAGCGCCGTCGCGCCGGTAGCGCAGCAGGGCGCCGGGTCCCGCCACCACGTTGTAGAGCAGGTTGGTGGGGGTGACGGCCGGGTTGGGCACGGCGAAGACGCTGAGCTGCACGGGGAGCAGGAACACCGCCCCGGACACTCCGACCGGCGCGGTCAGCGTGGCGATCAGCATCCCGACCGCGAGGCCGGCCGCCCCCAGCTCCCACCCCACCCGATGCTCCCACCGCCGTGATCGGCCCCGTCGTCCCGCGCGACAGCGTAGACCGTCCGTTCGCGCCCCGACCTGGGACCGATGGCACGCGCTCGGACTTCGGTGGTACAAGCCCCCGACTCCGCCCTCCCCGGCGCACCGCGCACCCGAGGTGCCCCCGCCGCGAGCGGCCCCCGGTCCAGTTCTCCGCGATTGGCCTTGGTCCGCCGCGTTCCGCCCCCGGTACGGTCGGCGGCATGCGGATCCGAATCGTCGACGCCTTCACCGACCAGCCCTTCTCCGGCAACCCGGCCGGAGTCCTGCTCCTCGACTCCTTCCCGGACGACACCTGGCTCCAGAAGGTCGCCGCGGAGGTCAACCTCTCCGAGACGGCCTTCGCCCACCCGCTGCCCGCCGGCGGCGAGGCGGACTGGGCGCTGCGCTGGTTCACCCCCACGACCGAGGTCGACATGTGCGGCCACGCGACCCTGGCCACCGCGCACGTCCTGCACTCCACCGGCGCGGCGACCGGCAGCATCCGCTTCGCGGCCCGCTGCGGGATCCTCGGCGCCACCGCCGAGGCCGACGGCACGATCACGATGGACTTCCCGACCTCCTCCCTCACCCCGGTCCCCGTCCCCGCCGGCCTGGAGAAGGCGCTCGGCGCCGAGGCCGTCGCCGTTCACGACACGGCCGACCACATCGGCGACCTGGTGGTCGAGCTGCGGGACGAGACCGCGGTGCGCGGGCTCGCGCCCGACTTCGCCGCCCTGAAGGTGCTCTCCTCGCGCGGCGTCATCGCCACCGCCGCCGCCGAGCGCCCCGACAGCGGCTACGACTTCGTCTCCCGGGGCTTCTTCCCCGCCGTCGGCATCGACGAGGACCCGGTGACCGGCAGCGCCCACACCGCGCTGGCCCCCTACTGGTCGCCGCGGTTCGGCCGGGACGACCTCGTCGGCTTCCAGGGCGGCGCCCGCACCGGCGTCGTCCGCACCCGGCTGCGCGGCGACCGGACCCTCCTGAACGGCCACGCGGTCACGGTCGTCGAGGGCGAACTGCACGCCTGACCGCCCGGTCCCGGAGCGCGCGAAGGGGCGTACGGATTCTCCGTACGCCCCTTCGGCACCTCCGCGTCACACGGTGGGCAGCCAGTCCACCTTCCCGGCCAGCAGCCCGTACCCGACGAAGGCCACGATGTCGAGCAGCGCGTGCGCCACGACCAGCGGCCCCACCCGCCCCCAGCGCCGGTACAGCAGGACGAAGACCACGCCCATGACCACGTTGCCGACGAACCCGCCGATCCCCTGGTAGAGGT is from Streptomyces venezuelae ATCC 10712 and encodes:
- a CDS encoding pyridoxamine 5'-phosphate oxidase family protein — protein: MSTAADTYTPTDRTVPTRSRNRASYDKALVHSILDEAYVCHLGFVRDGAPVVLPTLFARVGDSLYVHGSTGSRPLRAAGDGVAAPGLPVCLTVTHVDGLVLARSAFHHSLNYRSVVVLGTAHQVTDPVELRIALDALVDHVVPGRSADSRPANAKELAATAVIRLDLDEVSAKVRTGGPNDDAEDLGLPHWSGVVPVRGGYGTPVPADDLDPAIALPAYLTAL
- a CDS encoding FMN-binding negative transcriptional regulator → MLIHPWDAAHDEGEWRDWLALHDFGQLAVNGLPGEPPWVQPAHFRYEPEPGPYGQAVTHLARPNPLWRALEADPTVLLSVVDDYVFVPGTWTAPEGTPAAHGTPTSYYAAVQLRCTAHVVDDPAEKAELLNRQVAHFQPDGGTAPAVPGEAPFGRLLSGIRVLRLEVTEVRAKFKYAGNKPPEVQDRVMGRLAERDGPRDRAAGAHQLRRRRATD
- a CDS encoding DMT family transporter, translating into MSNSSEPALSVGRSLLYLIVAGIAWGTAGAAASLIFRISDMGPLALSFWRCVGGLVLLLGALALRRRRRDRSAGESGGRRAVGESRGRRTARILGTGIGLTVFQSAYFAAVEATGLAVGTVVTLGAGPVLIAVGARLTMGERLGRGGVAAVAGALAGLCVLVLGGGTAEVRPLGVVLAVVSAAGYAAITLLTRWLGRSGGTTDALATTTWAFAIGAVGLLPAALAEGLVPHTDAPGAVLLLLGYVAAVPTALAYALYFAGAAVVRAATVSVIMLLEPVSAAAIAVSVLGERITAAVVLGTLLLLAAVTGLAFAEARTAAAQRRRVAVAV
- a CDS encoding EamA family transporter; protein product: MHASQGRSAGLGLALASAFAFGGSGVAAKPLIEAGLDPLHVVWLRVAGAALVMLPVAWRHRDLLRRKPALLVGFGLLAVAGVQAFYFASISRIPVGVALLIEYLAPALVLGWVRFVQRRPVTRAAALGVVLAVGGLACVVQVWAGLTFDLVGLLLALAAACCQVGYFVLSDQGADEAEQADPLGVIAYGLLIGALVLTVVARPWGMDWALLGGSADMNGNGVPAWLLLGWIVLIATVLAYVTGVVSVRRLSPQVAGVVACLEAVIATVLAWVLLGQHLDAPQIIGGAVVLIGAFIAQSSTPKAAQPEPVAGSAADVAAAVAVGGAAAGGGAGRESELSGGRGAP
- a CDS encoding Clp protease N-terminal domain-containing protein translates to MHHPVPYSPQPLGQPATPRAELAPFLTPNLMTVVTGARRRALRDGDRQIDTAHLLHALVESDPEAGAAFDGGPQLARVLGYLVQRSIGYGLRWQRSEEDSGAGRLLPAPRGATSQDGRSSGWSPAAAAALEAAFRRAAERGEPQARGLDLLAVLAADPESRAVEVLRRAGVDPVALNSRIAARISAATAGREERHVPWGEGEPSQQV
- a CDS encoding type II toxin-antitoxin system Rv0910 family toxin, with product MAEVSAEARIEAPAGKVWAQLMDFPSYGEWNATHTNFPNGGPESLETGATFTENMKLMGFPAEVLWTVEELESERALAIKGKGPMGVLVTTRYSLAPDGDATTVRIDGEFTGAAVSLMAGKLKDSATAALNESLRKLSGLVA
- a CDS encoding PadR family transcriptional regulator, translating into MRSHGHEYGNGHGAGRGGCGPGPRGDFEGRRAAFGPFGPGFGGGPFRGGPFGGGPGRGGGRGRARRGDVRASILALLKDRPMHGYEMIREIGERSDGAWKPSPGSVYPTLQMLEDEGLITSESEGGKKLFTLTDTGRAEAESGPDAPWEEAGRGVDWEALNEIRQAGFGLMEAFGQVWKTGSAEQRQKAVGVINEARKKLYLILADED
- a CDS encoding sulfite exporter TauE/SafE family protein, encoding MLIATLTAPVGVSGAVFLLPVQLSVFAVPNPAVTPTNLLYNVVAGPGALLRYRRDGALTGPLVRRLVLGTLPGVVLGAVIRVFALPGPQVFRLLVAALMLPLGIWLITRTLRPVAPENRRPEPRPRTVTGLALVVGVVGGIYGIGGGSILGPILVGRGVPVAKVAPAALASTFATSLVGAATYALLALAHPGSIAPDWLLGLACGLGGLVGGYLGARLQPRLPEAFLRLLLGTLATALGALYAINALR
- a CDS encoding PhzF family phenazine biosynthesis protein encodes the protein MRIRIVDAFTDQPFSGNPAGVLLLDSFPDDTWLQKVAAEVNLSETAFAHPLPAGGEADWALRWFTPTTEVDMCGHATLATAHVLHSTGAATGSIRFAARCGILGATAEADGTITMDFPTSSLTPVPVPAGLEKALGAEAVAVHDTADHIGDLVVELRDETAVRGLAPDFAALKVLSSRGVIATAAAERPDSGYDFVSRGFFPAVGIDEDPVTGSAHTALAPYWSPRFGRDDLVGFQGGARTGVVRTRLRGDRTLLNGHAVTVVEGELHA